One genomic segment of Bacteroides caccae includes these proteins:
- a CDS encoding sulfatase family protein, protein MNKLILTGLLAAGAMTHIQGAQFAGQENQQQDPKDKSRRPNILFILSDDHTSQAWGIYGGVLADYAYNSNIRRLANEGVVLDNCFCTNSISAPSRASILTGLYSHRNGLYTLADSLDTSIPTLATVLQANGYNTGLVGKWHIKSQPQGFDYYSIFYDQGEYRDPTFIESSDPWPGNRPFGERVPGFSTDLVAEKAINWIKQQDSNQPFLMCCHFKATHEPYDYPTRMEHLYDGVTFPEPENFLDWGPETNGRSFQGQTLEELGHRWRVASKDPDKWWCRYPGLPFNTDGMQRTTARRAIYQKLIRDYLRCGATIDDNIGKLLKTLDEMGIADNTIVVYVSDQGYFLGEHGFFDKRMFYEETARMPFVIRYPKKIPAGKRLKDLILNVDFAPTLAEFAGVKMENVQGHSFTDNLEGKTPADWRKEIYYRYWTNHAIRPAHFAIRSERYKLIFYYAKNLDMTDTENFDFTPAWDFYDLEEDPHENHNLYNDPKYAPIIRQMKKDLLNLRKEVGDTDEKYPEMQELLEKYYK, encoded by the coding sequence ATGAATAAACTAATACTAACCGGCCTGCTGGCAGCCGGAGCAATGACACACATTCAAGGTGCTCAATTTGCCGGACAAGAAAACCAACAACAAGACCCGAAGGATAAAAGCCGGCGGCCCAATATCCTTTTTATCCTGAGCGACGACCATACCTCACAGGCATGGGGAATCTATGGCGGAGTTCTGGCAGATTATGCTTATAACAGCAATATCCGCCGGCTGGCAAACGAAGGTGTAGTGCTCGACAACTGCTTCTGCACCAACTCTATCTCCGCCCCCAGCCGCGCCAGTATCCTCACCGGACTTTACAGTCACCGGAACGGGCTTTATACGTTAGCCGATTCGTTGGATACTTCAATTCCCACACTGGCAACCGTCCTGCAAGCCAACGGCTACAATACCGGACTTGTCGGTAAATGGCATATTAAATCGCAACCGCAAGGGTTCGACTATTATTCCATTTTCTACGACCAGGGAGAATACCGCGACCCTACTTTCATCGAAAGCAGCGACCCATGGCCGGGCAACCGTCCGTTCGGCGAGCGCGTGCCCGGTTTCTCCACCGACCTCGTCGCAGAAAAAGCGATCAACTGGATCAAGCAGCAGGACAGCAACCAGCCTTTCCTGATGTGCTGCCATTTCAAAGCCACCCACGAGCCATACGACTACCCGACACGCATGGAACACCTTTATGACGGAGTCACCTTCCCCGAACCGGAGAACTTCCTCGACTGGGGACCGGAAACGAACGGGCGTTCTTTCCAAGGGCAAACGCTCGAAGAACTGGGACATCGCTGGCGAGTTGCTTCCAAAGACCCGGACAAGTGGTGGTGCCGCTATCCCGGACTACCTTTCAACACCGACGGAATGCAACGGACCACCGCCCGGCGTGCAATTTATCAAAAACTGATCCGCGACTATCTGCGTTGCGGAGCCACCATAGACGACAACATCGGCAAACTCCTCAAAACACTGGACGAAATGGGTATTGCCGACAACACCATCGTTGTTTATGTCTCCGACCAAGGTTACTTCCTCGGCGAACACGGCTTCTTCGACAAACGAATGTTTTATGAAGAAACCGCCCGTATGCCCTTCGTCATCCGTTATCCGAAAAAAATCCCCGCCGGGAAACGCCTGAAAGACCTGATACTCAACGTCGACTTTGCACCGACACTGGCCGAATTTGCCGGAGTGAAAATGGAGAATGTACAAGGACACAGCTTCACCGACAACCTCGAAGGAAAAACTCCGGCAGACTGGCGGAAAGAAATCTATTACCGTTACTGGACGAATCACGCTATCCGCCCGGCACATTTCGCTATCCGTTCCGAGCGCTACAAACTCATATTCTATTACGCAAAGAATCTGGACATGACCGATACGGAAAACTTTGATTTCACTCCTGCATGGGATTTCTATGATTTAGAAGAAGACCCGCACGAGAATCATAATTTGTATAACGATCCGAAATACGCTCCTATCATCAGACAGATGAAAAAAGATTTATTGAATCTTCGCAAGGAAGTAGGTGACACCGACGAGAAATATCCGGAGATGCAGGAATTACTGGAGAAGTACTATAAATAA
- a CDS encoding outer membrane protein assembly factor BamB family protein: MKRLSVILVSFLLYLPLSAQFKGTVYVDTDQSGLFNKGDKPLAGVMVTDGLNVVKTDKKGRFSLPGFDKTRFISITTPAGFETEQFYLSTKENRKSYDFILTESERTKAREHSFVQITDTEVTGGMGRWVTDLQQYVKNEKPAFLIHTGDICYEPGLTMHNQIVNAQTMDCPVYYCIGNHDLVKGSYGEELYESLYGPTWYSFDMGNVHYVVTPIDHGDHPTNYTQKDVYNWLKNDLAMMKKEQALILFNHDLFTASDTFVFKADKEHTLDLRAFNTKAQIYGHMHYNYVRNQNGIYTICTGTLDKGGIDHSPSSFREIKVDGNDNITTQLRYTFIEPQIAIVSPMNNQISAATGDRLPVSVNTYHAQAKTSHVSYILSDIENNQEIAKGNLISLTDWNWSRDIQMPANENGRKLQLTVTSFFNDGKKATATSRFTYQKDFKPATIPGEDWNTLLQNAAHSGGINNSQIKLPLQLQWTANTGSNIFMASPIIAGQKVFIATTDDNIPLNTFVCAFDFNSGKLLWKFRTANSVKNTIAYENGIVIAQDAACNLYALDAESGKLLWKQYIKLNSYPYLTEGITIDKGVVYAGIGAGLSAYDLKTGQTIWINKDWRQREGATTTLTVAGNVLVSGTQWGGLYGNDIHTGKQLWKLSDNGLRNRGASPVYKDGKLWIISSKSFFVIEPQTGKVLQQKELSANLDVTSTPLITEQEIIFGTADRGVFALDKATLFNKWRAETLPSLVYTAPYSTTPQAGVETSPVASQGVIYIGASDGYLYAIDRTTGIIKDKYNLGAPIFSTVAVSGNRMIVCDFAGNVYCFISK, from the coding sequence ATGAAAAGATTATCTGTTATCCTAGTATCATTTTTACTATATCTGCCACTAAGCGCTCAATTTAAAGGAACAGTCTATGTCGACACCGACCAATCAGGACTATTTAATAAAGGTGATAAACCGCTGGCGGGAGTTATGGTAACAGACGGCTTGAACGTAGTAAAAACAGATAAGAAAGGTCGGTTCTCTTTACCCGGATTCGATAAAACAAGATTTATCAGCATTACAACTCCCGCCGGATTTGAAACGGAGCAATTCTATCTTTCCACCAAAGAGAATAGAAAAAGCTACGACTTTATCTTAACTGAAAGTGAACGGACAAAAGCCAGGGAACATTCTTTCGTTCAAATCACCGATACCGAAGTGACCGGTGGAATGGGACGTTGGGTAACTGACCTTCAGCAATATGTAAAGAATGAAAAGCCCGCTTTCCTGATTCATACCGGAGACATCTGTTACGAACCGGGGCTGACAATGCATAACCAAATAGTGAACGCACAGACAATGGATTGCCCCGTTTACTACTGCATCGGCAATCACGACTTAGTGAAAGGTAGCTATGGCGAAGAGCTTTATGAATCTCTCTATGGTCCGACGTGGTACTCATTTGATATGGGTAACGTTCATTATGTAGTCACCCCAATCGACCACGGAGACCACCCGACTAATTATACTCAAAAAGATGTATACAACTGGCTGAAGAATGACCTTGCCATGATGAAGAAAGAACAGGCATTGATCCTCTTCAACCATGACCTGTTTACCGCAAGTGACACATTCGTATTCAAAGCCGATAAAGAGCATACACTTGACCTACGTGCTTTCAATACAAAAGCCCAAATCTACGGACACATGCACTACAACTATGTCCGCAATCAAAACGGAATCTATACAATCTGTACCGGTACATTGGATAAAGGCGGTATTGATCATTCTCCTTCTTCTTTCAGAGAAATAAAAGTAGACGGCAATGACAATATCACAACGCAACTACGGTATACCTTCATCGAGCCGCAGATTGCCATAGTCTCCCCGATGAACAATCAAATTTCCGCAGCTACCGGAGACCGGCTTCCTGTTTCTGTCAATACCTATCATGCACAGGCTAAAACATCACACGTCTCCTACATCCTAAGCGATATAGAGAATAATCAGGAGATAGCCAAAGGCAACCTTATCTCCCTCACCGACTGGAACTGGAGCAGAGACATTCAAATGCCTGCGAATGAAAACGGAAGAAAGCTACAACTCACAGTAACTTCATTCTTTAATGACGGCAAGAAAGCAACCGCCACCAGCCGATTCACTTATCAAAAAGACTTCAAGCCGGCTACAATCCCGGGCGAGGACTGGAATACCCTGCTTCAAAATGCCGCACACTCCGGAGGAATCAATAATTCTCAAATCAAGCTCCCCCTGCAACTGCAATGGACAGCCAACACAGGCAGCAACATCTTCATGGCTTCCCCTATTATCGCCGGACAGAAAGTATTTATCGCTACCACCGATGACAATATACCACTGAACACATTTGTCTGTGCATTCGATTTCAATTCCGGCAAACTGTTATGGAAATTCCGCACGGCAAACTCGGTGAAGAACACAATTGCCTATGAAAACGGAATTGTAATAGCACAGGACGCTGCCTGCAATCTGTACGCTTTGGATGCAGAATCCGGAAAATTACTCTGGAAACAATATATCAAACTGAACAGCTATCCTTACTTAACGGAAGGAATAACAATAGATAAAGGAGTAGTCTACGCCGGAATTGGTGCCGGACTATCCGCCTATGACTTAAAGACAGGACAAACAATATGGATTAACAAGGACTGGAGACAACGGGAAGGTGCTACTACAACGCTAACTGTTGCCGGAAATGTATTAGTCAGCGGAACTCAATGGGGAGGATTATACGGTAACGACATTCACACCGGAAAACAACTCTGGAAACTCTCTGATAACGGACTTCGTAACCGGGGAGCCTCTCCGGTCTATAAAGACGGGAAATTATGGATCATCTCCTCCAAAAGCTTCTTCGTCATAGAACCGCAAACCGGAAAAGTACTCCAACAGAAAGAGTTGTCAGCCAACCTGGACGTAACATCCACACCACTTATTACCGAACAGGAAATTATCTTCGGCACTGCCGACCGCGGAGTTTTCGCACTGGACAAAGCTACGCTTTTCAATAAATGGAGAGCAGAGACTTTGCCTTCGCTGGTATACACAGCTCCTTATTCCACCACTCCGCAAGCCGGAGTAGAAACAAGCCCAGTGGCATCACAAGGAGTTATTTACATCGGAGCTTCCGATGGTTATCTATATGCTATCGACCGGACAACGGGAATTATAAAAGACAAATATAATCTCGGAGCACCGATATTCTCAACCGTAGCCGTATCAGGAAACCGGATGATTGTCTGTGACTTTGCAGGAAATGTTTATTGCTTTATATCAAAATAA
- a CDS encoding S41 family peptidase — protein sequence MNKITIYVLLACLWTVSAVQAQSFGSPAMRKLQMAEFAISNFYVDKVDEDKLVEEAIIKMLAQLDPHSTYSDAEEVKKMNEPLQGNFEGIGVQFQMIEDTLLVVQPVSNGPSEKIGILAGDRIIAVNDSAIAGVKMSTEEIMKRLRGPKGSKVNLKIVRRGVQDPLVFTVKRDKIPILSLDASYMIQPKTGYIRINRFGATTAEEFKKAMKELQKQGMKDMILDLQGNGGGYLNAAIDLANEFLGQKELIVYTEGRTAKRSDFYAKGNGEFRNGRLIVLVDEYTASASEIVSGAVQDWDRGIIVGRRSFGKGLVQRPIDLPDGSMIRLTIARYYTPAGRCIQKPYDSSTDYNKDLIERFNHGELMNADSIHFPDSLKVQTKKLGRTVYGGGGIMPDYFVPIDTTLYTDYHRNLVAKGAVIKFTMKFIEGHRKELANKYKKFESFNAKFIIDDDMLATLREMGEKEGVKFNEEQYQKSLPLIKTQLKALIARDLWDMNEYFRVMNTTNESVQKALEILNSEEYQKKLRAN from the coding sequence ATGAATAAGATTACAATATACGTTCTCCTGGCTTGCCTATGGACAGTATCAGCCGTACAGGCCCAGAGTTTCGGCTCGCCCGCCATGCGCAAGCTGCAAATGGCAGAGTTTGCAATCTCCAACTTTTATGTAGATAAAGTAGACGAAGACAAGCTGGTAGAAGAAGCTATCATTAAAATGCTGGCCCAACTCGACCCGCACTCCACCTACTCGGACGCCGAAGAAGTGAAGAAGATGAACGAACCGCTTCAAGGTAATTTCGAAGGCATCGGCGTACAATTCCAGATGATTGAAGATACGCTGTTGGTGGTGCAACCTGTCAGCAACGGTCCTTCCGAGAAAATAGGAATCCTTGCAGGCGATCGTATCATCGCCGTCAACGACAGCGCCATTGCAGGTGTAAAGATGAGTACGGAAGAAATCATGAAGCGTCTTCGCGGTCCGAAAGGCTCGAAAGTAAACCTGAAAATTGTCCGTCGCGGCGTCCAAGACCCGTTGGTATTCACCGTAAAAAGAGACAAGATACCTATCCTCAGCCTTGACGCGTCCTATATGATTCAGCCGAAGACAGGCTATATCCGCATCAACCGCTTCGGGGCAACGACTGCCGAAGAATTCAAGAAAGCAATGAAAGAACTTCAGAAGCAAGGAATGAAGGATATGATTCTCGACTTGCAAGGCAACGGAGGAGGCTACCTCAATGCAGCTATCGACCTTGCCAACGAATTTTTGGGTCAAAAGGAATTAATCGTCTACACCGAAGGACGGACTGCCAAACGCAGTGACTTCTACGCCAAAGGTAACGGCGAGTTCCGTAACGGCCGCCTCATCGTATTGGTAGACGAATATACAGCTTCCGCCAGTGAGATTGTCAGCGGCGCAGTGCAGGATTGGGACAGAGGTATCATCGTAGGCCGCCGTTCTTTTGGCAAAGGACTGGTTCAACGCCCGATCGACTTGCCCGACGGCTCAATGATCCGCCTGACGATCGCCCGTTATTATACTCCCGCCGGCCGCTGCATCCAAAAGCCTTACGACAGCTCGACAGATTACAATAAAGACCTGATAGAGCGCTTCAACCACGGTGAACTGATGAATGCCGACAGCATTCACTTCCCCGACTCATTGAAAGTACAGACCAAGAAACTCGGCCGTACCGTTTACGGCGGAGGCGGTATCATGCCGGATTATTTCGTGCCGATTGACACCACTCTTTACACGGATTATCACCGCAACCTGGTAGCCAAAGGCGCCGTTATCAAATTCACCATGAAGTTTATCGAAGGACACCGAAAGGAACTGGCCAACAAGTACAAGAAGTTCGAATCGTTTAATGCGAAGTTCATCATAGACGATGATATGCTGGCAACCTTGCGTGAAATGGGTGAGAAAGAAGGCGTGAAGTTCAATGAAGAGCAGTATCAGAAATCGCTCCCGCTCATCAAGACGCAACTCAAAGCCTTGATCGCCCGCGATCTTTGGGATATGAACGAATATTTCCGGGTGATGAATACGACGAACGAAAGTGTACAGAAGGCGTTGGAGATTCTCAATTCGGAGGAATATCAGAAGAAACTGAGAGCAAATTAA
- a CDS encoding ORF6N domain-containing protein has protein sequence MELQIIQNKIYEIRGQKVMLDFDLAELYGTETRLLKRAVRRNMERFPDDFMFELTNEEANCLLSSRVSQIGIPQYNFSAYTPFAFTEQGVAMLSSVLHSTVAIKVNINIMRAFVSIRQYVLVSDTKNQEIDELRQRIQELESQGSKAFAMINQIGEETLEAINDLSEDTRKELDSIYLALSELADKEKTESLKSKHRRPIGFIHYDNEE, from the coding sequence ATGGAACTACAAATTATTCAGAATAAGATATATGAGATTCGGGGACAGAAGGTAATGCTTGATTTTGATTTGGCGGAACTCTATGGAACAGAAACACGGTTATTGAAGCGTGCTGTGAGGCGTAATATGGAACGTTTTCCAGATGATTTCATGTTTGAATTGACAAATGAAGAGGCTAACTGCTTGTTGTCCAGTAGGGTATCCCAAATTGGGATACCCCAATATAATTTTAGTGCTTACACTCCATTTGCGTTTACGGAACAGGGGGTAGCCATGCTTTCAAGCGTTCTGCATTCAACAGTTGCTATTAAGGTCAATATTAATATTATGCGTGCCTTTGTCAGTATTCGTCAATATGTCTTGGTCAGTGATACCAAGAATCAAGAAATAGACGAACTGAGACAGCGCATACAAGAACTGGAAAGTCAAGGAAGTAAAGCATTCGCAATGATTAACCAAATCGGCGAGGAGACTTTGGAAGCCATAAACGACCTCAGTGAAGATACCCGGAAGGAATTGGATAGTATTTATCTGGCTTTATCAGAATTGGCCGATAAAGAAAAAACGGAATCTCTGAAATCAAAGCATCGACGACCGATTGGGTTTATACATTACGATAATGAGGAATAA
- a CDS encoding succinate dehydrogenase/fumarate reductase cytochrome b subunit has protein sequence MWLSNSSVGRKVVMSVTGIALVLFLTFHMAMNLVAIISADGYNMVCEFLGANWYALAATVGLAALFVIHIIYAFWLTMQNRKARGSERYAVVDKPKTVEWASQNMLVLGLIVIVGLGLHLFNFWAKMQLPELMHNMGMHADTLTLAYAANGAYHIQQTFSCPIYVVLYLVWLFALWFHLTHGFWSSMQSLGWNNKVWINRWKCISNIYSTIVVLGFALVVVVFFAKSLICGGAC, from the coding sequence ATGTGGTTAAGTAATTCATCTGTAGGAAGGAAAGTGGTGATGAGCGTTACCGGTATCGCCCTTGTCCTGTTTCTAACATTTCACATGGCGATGAACCTGGTTGCAATCATCTCGGCTGATGGTTACAACATGGTTTGTGAGTTCCTGGGAGCAAACTGGTATGCGTTAGCGGCTACCGTAGGACTGGCTGCTCTTTTCGTAATTCACATCATCTATGCCTTCTGGCTGACAATGCAGAATCGCAAAGCGCGTGGTAGCGAACGCTATGCAGTGGTTGACAAGCCGAAAACCGTTGAGTGGGCTTCTCAAAACATGCTGGTGTTGGGTCTTATCGTAATCGTAGGCCTTGGCTTACACTTGTTCAACTTCTGGGCAAAAATGCAGTTGCCGGAACTGATGCACAACATGGGTATGCACGCCGACACACTGACGTTGGCTTATGCCGCAAACGGTGCTTATCACATCCAGCAGACTTTCTCTTGCCCGATTTACGTGGTTCTTTACCTCGTTTGGCTGTTTGCTCTGTGGTTCCACCTTACTCACGGTTTCTGGAGCTCTATGCAATCACTGGGGTGGAACAACAAAGTATGGATCAACCGTTGGAAATGTATTTCTAACATCTATTCAACGATTGTAGTACTCGGTTTCGCACTCGTAGTAGTGGTATTCTTCGCGAAATCACTGATTTGTGGCGGTGCTTGCTAA
- a CDS encoding DNA topoisomerase IV subunit B: MEENELIPVDNNNAVEYTDDNIRHLSDMEHVRTRPGMYIGRLGDGAHAEDGIYVLLKEVIDNSIDEFKMQAGKKIEITVEENLRVSVRDYGRGIPQGKLIEAVSMLNTGGKYDSKAFKKSVGLNGVGVKAVNALSSRFEVRSYRDGKVRIATFSKGTLLTDETQTTEEDNGTYIFFEPDNTLFLNYCFKPEFIETMLRNYTYLNTGLAIIYNGHRILSRNGLVDLLNDNMTATGLYPIIHLKGEDIEIAFTHTGQYGEEYYSFVNGQHTTQGGTHQSAFKEHIARTIKEFFNKNMDYTDIRNGLVAAIAVNVEEPIFESQTKTKLGSTNMAPGGMTVNKYVGDFIKLEVDNFLHKNADVAEAIQQKIQESEKERKAIAGVTKLARERAKKANLHNRKLRDCRIHLNDPKGKGLEEDSCIFITEGDSASGSITKSRDVNTQAVFSLRGKPLNSFGLTKKVVYENEEFNLLQAALNIEDGIEGLRYNKVIVATDADVDGMHIRLLLITFFLQFFPDLIKKGHVYILQTPLFRVRNKKKTLYCYSEEERVNAINELSPNPEITRFKGLGEISPDEFKHFIGKDMRLEQVTLRKTDAVKELLEFYMGKNTMERQNFIIDNLVIEEDLAS, translated from the coding sequence ATGGAAGAGAACGAATTGATACCTGTAGACAACAACAATGCAGTAGAGTACACTGACGACAACATCCGCCACCTGAGCGACATGGAACATGTGCGCACACGCCCCGGTATGTATATCGGTAGGCTGGGCGACGGTGCACATGCCGAAGACGGAATCTATGTCCTCCTGAAAGAAGTGATTGACAACAGTATTGACGAGTTCAAGATGCAAGCCGGTAAGAAAATCGAGATTACCGTTGAAGAAAACCTTCGTGTCAGTGTGCGTGACTACGGACGAGGCATTCCGCAAGGAAAGCTGATTGAAGCCGTCAGTATGCTGAATACCGGTGGTAAGTACGACAGCAAGGCATTTAAGAAAAGCGTCGGGTTGAACGGTGTCGGTGTGAAAGCCGTCAACGCACTGAGCTCCCGTTTCGAGGTACGCAGTTACCGCGACGGGAAAGTCCGCATCGCCACTTTCTCCAAAGGTACCCTGCTGACTGATGAAACGCAGACCACCGAAGAAGACAACGGAACTTATATCTTCTTCGAACCGGACAATACATTATTCCTGAATTATTGTTTCAAGCCCGAATTTATCGAGACCATGCTACGTAACTATACGTACCTCAACACAGGGCTTGCCATTATCTATAACGGTCACCGCATCCTGTCACGTAACGGTCTTGTAGACCTGCTGAATGACAACATGACGGCAACCGGCCTCTACCCTATCATCCACCTGAAAGGAGAAGACATCGAAATAGCCTTCACCCACACCGGACAATACGGAGAAGAATATTACTCCTTCGTCAACGGTCAGCACACCACCCAGGGAGGTACTCACCAGAGTGCTTTCAAGGAACATATCGCCCGTACTATCAAAGAGTTCTTCAACAAGAACATGGATTATACGGACATCCGCAACGGACTCGTTGCCGCCATTGCCGTCAACGTGGAGGAACCGATCTTCGAGAGCCAGACCAAGACGAAGCTGGGTTCTACCAACATGGCGCCCGGCGGCATGACCGTCAATAAATACGTAGGCGACTTCATCAAACTGGAAGTGGACAACTTCCTCCACAAGAATGCGGACGTAGCCGAAGCTATCCAGCAAAAGATACAGGAATCGGAAAAGGAACGTAAAGCCATTGCAGGCGTAACGAAACTGGCCCGCGAACGTGCCAAGAAAGCTAACCTGCATAACCGCAAACTGCGTGACTGCCGTATCCACCTCAACGACCCGAAAGGAAAAGGGCTGGAAGAAGATTCCTGCATCTTCATCACCGAGGGAGACTCTGCAAGCGGTTCCATCACCAAGAGCCGTGATGTCAACACACAAGCGGTATTCAGCCTCCGTGGTAAACCGTTGAATTCTTTCGGGCTGACAAAGAAAGTGGTGTACGAGAACGAAGAATTCAACCTGCTCCAGGCAGCCCTGAATATAGAAGACGGAATCGAAGGACTGCGTTACAACAAAGTGATTGTAGCAACTGATGCCGATGTGGACGGTATGCACATCCGCCTGTTGCTGATTACCTTCTTCCTGCAATTCTTCCCCGACCTTATCAAGAAGGGACACGTATACATCTTGCAGACTCCTCTGTTCCGTGTACGCAACAAGAAAAAGACGCTCTATTGTTACAGCGAGGAGGAACGCGTCAATGCTATCAATGAACTAAGCCCGAATCCGGAAATCACCCGATTCAAAGGATTGGGAGAGATCTCACCGGACGAGTTCAAGCACTTTATCGGCAAAGATATGCGCCTGGAACAAGTGACATTGCGCAAAACGGACGCAGTAAAAGAACTACTGGAATTCTACATGGGTAAAAACACCATGGAACGACAGAACTTTATTATAGACAACTTGGTTATTGAAGAAGACTTGGCATCATGA
- the coaD gene encoding pantetheine-phosphate adenylyltransferase encodes MRKAIFPGTFDPFTIGHYSVVERALTFMDEIVIGIGINENKNTYFPIDKREEMIRELYKDDPRIRVMSYDCLTIDFAQEVGAKFIVRGIRTVKDFEYEETIADINRKLAGIETILLFTEPELTCVSSTIVRELLTFNKDISQFIPKGMKIS; translated from the coding sequence ATGAGAAAAGCAATATTCCCGGGTACATTCGACCCTTTCACCATCGGACATTATTCGGTAGTGGAACGTGCACTCACCTTTATGGACGAAATCGTGATAGGAATCGGTATCAACGAAAACAAGAATACGTATTTCCCTATCGACAAAAGAGAGGAAATGATTCGGGAACTCTACAAGGACGACCCTCGTATCCGGGTAATGTCATACGATTGTCTGACAATTGACTTCGCACAGGAAGTAGGAGCAAAGTTTATTGTCCGCGGTATCCGCACCGTAAAAGACTTCGAATACGAAGAAACGATTGCAGACATCAACCGCAAACTGGCAGGTATCGAAACCATTCTGCTTTTCACGGAGCCGGAACTGACTTGTGTCAGCTCTACTATTGTACGCGAGCTATTGACCTTTAATAAAGACATCAGCCAGTTTATTCCGAAAGGGATGAAGATCAGTTGA
- a CDS encoding helix-turn-helix transcriptional regulator: MPKDSFCIQYTNCTGCPNVNENILVYRNLPKGAHIPKDKCTQNCMLFMIKGELLINSEEYPGNILREKQFILQAIGSKIELLALTDVEYIVYWFNELPLLCEERYREITEQAEAPLTYTPLIMSERLHHLITSMPEFLGEESPCSKFIELKCKELAFLITNYYPTPQLSSFFYPISTYTKSFHYFVMQNYNTVKNVEEFAHLGGYTTTTFRRLFKNLYGIPVYEWILEKKREGILEDLQRTNMRITEICNRYGFDSLSHFAHFCKDSFGDTPRALRKKAANGEKIGKVAD, encoded by the coding sequence ATGCCAAAAGATTCATTTTGCATACAATACACCAACTGCACAGGATGTCCCAATGTCAACGAGAACATCCTTGTGTATAGAAACCTACCCAAAGGAGCGCATATCCCGAAGGATAAGTGCACGCAAAACTGTATGCTTTTCATGATAAAAGGCGAATTACTTATCAACAGTGAAGAATATCCCGGAAATATCCTGCGCGAAAAGCAATTTATCCTGCAAGCTATCGGCTCGAAAATAGAGTTGCTTGCCCTCACGGACGTTGAATACATCGTCTACTGGTTTAATGAGTTACCCCTGCTTTGCGAAGAACGTTACCGTGAAATAACGGAACAGGCAGAAGCACCGCTGACCTACACTCCGCTGATCATGAGTGAAAGGCTTCATCATCTCATCACCAGTATGCCCGAATTTCTCGGTGAAGAATCACCTTGCAGCAAGTTCATCGAACTGAAATGCAAAGAGTTGGCTTTCCTCATCACCAATTATTATCCGACGCCTCAATTAAGTTCATTCTTCTATCCGATCAGTACGTACACAAAAAGTTTCCATTATTTTGTAATGCAAAACTACAACACGGTGAAGAACGTAGAAGAATTTGCGCATTTGGGAGGTTATACCACCACTACTTTCCGCCGGCTTTTTAAAAACCTCTACGGCATACCTGTATACGAATGGATACTGGAGAAAAAGCGGGAAGGCATTCTGGAAGATCTCCAGCGTACCAATATGCGAATTACAGAGATTTGTAACCGCTACGGTTTCGACTCTCTATCCCACTTCGCACACTTTTGCAAAGACTCTTTCGGCGACACTCCCCGAGCGCTGCGAAAGAAGGCGGCCAACGGTGAAAAAATCGGAAAGGTTGCCGATTAA
- a CDS encoding HU family DNA-binding protein produces MAIQFELYKTPRPKDETDKETYHARVVNFQHIDTDYLARQIQTATSLTEGDVKSVLESLSHFMGERLREGESVHLDGIGYFQIKLNSQEPITSPKLKANQIKLKANISFKADIKLKKSVSVVHLERSKLKRHSASRSNEEVDKLLTNYFSNNSILTRPDFQGLCNFTATTAARHIRRLKEEKKLQNINTYYNPIYAPMPGYYGRAKL; encoded by the coding sequence ATGGCAATACAATTTGAATTGTACAAAACTCCCCGTCCCAAGGACGAGACAGACAAAGAGACATACCACGCACGTGTGGTCAACTTCCAGCATATCGACACGGATTATCTGGCCAGACAAATCCAAACGGCAACTTCACTGACCGAGGGAGACGTAAAATCTGTCCTCGAATCTCTAAGCCACTTTATGGGGGAGCGGCTCCGGGAGGGGGAAAGCGTCCATTTGGATGGTATCGGTTACTTTCAGATAAAGCTGAACAGTCAGGAACCAATCACTTCGCCCAAACTAAAGGCAAACCAAATCAAACTCAAAGCCAACATCAGTTTCAAGGCGGATATCAAACTTAAAAAGTCGGTAAGCGTCGTACATCTGGAACGAAGCAAACTGAAACGGCATTCAGCCTCCCGCTCGAACGAAGAGGTTGACAAGCTCCTGACAAATTACTTCAGCAACAACTCGATATTGACGCGCCCCGACTTTCAAGGGCTGTGCAACTTTACCGCTACCACTGCCGCCCGGCACATCAGACGGCTGAAAGAGGAAAAGAAATTGCAGAATATCAATACATATTATAATCCGATCTATGCGCCGATGCCGGGGTATTATGGCAGGGCGAAGCTATGA